In a single window of the Sediminicoccus sp. KRV36 genome:
- a CDS encoding glycosyltransferase, giving the protein MSRPLRIGVISTVNLPTPPVGYGGIERVVYAFVEELTRQGHHVTMFARPNSYCSGETIEVAGYGQSRAVSGGRHRLDEEALAEAVEAYVGREKLDVLHDWSLENIFVNRRPDALPFVVSTCVPQAPSYAQRNVIADSAAHAATLKGGTAPFVHFGIDVSKVPWSPTGGSRLVQVAKISWYKGQHIAMLAAALARRPLDVIGNEEGRRYGRFLVRPLAALLPNVRLLGETRDVEGVLAGARALVLAPRWFETYPLVSMQALCAGTPVVALDSGGLDEQIRHGENGFLARNVFELARAMRDVDQISRERCREMAMEQFDVRHMVRRYLEFYARVMDGETW; this is encoded by the coding sequence GTGAGCCGGCCTCTGCGCATTGGCGTGATCTCGACCGTGAATTTGCCGACGCCGCCCGTCGGCTATGGCGGGATCGAGCGCGTCGTATACGCCTTCGTGGAGGAACTGACCCGCCAGGGTCATCACGTCACGATGTTTGCCCGTCCAAACAGCTATTGTTCCGGGGAGACCATCGAAGTCGCGGGATATGGTCAATCCCGCGCAGTCAGCGGCGGCCGCCACCGGCTTGATGAGGAAGCGCTGGCTGAGGCCGTCGAGGCCTATGTCGGGCGAGAGAAGCTGGACGTCCTGCACGACTGGTCGCTTGAGAATATTTTCGTCAACCGCAGGCCCGATGCGCTGCCCTTTGTCGTCTCGACATGCGTGCCGCAGGCGCCAAGCTATGCGCAGCGCAACGTCATTGCAGACAGCGCCGCCCATGCCGCGACGCTGAAGGGCGGGACCGCGCCTTTCGTGCATTTCGGCATTGACGTCAGCAAGGTGCCGTGGTCGCCAACGGGCGGCAGCCGGCTGGTTCAGGTCGCGAAGATCTCCTGGTACAAGGGCCAGCACATTGCGATGCTTGCCGCCGCGCTGGCCCGCAGGCCGCTGGATGTGATCGGCAACGAGGAGGGCAGGCGCTATGGCCGCTTCCTGGTGCGGCCCTTGGCGGCGCTGCTGCCCAATGTCCGATTGCTTGGTGAGACGCGGGATGTCGAGGGCGTCCTGGCCGGTGCTCGCGCGCTGGTGCTGGCGCCGCGCTGGTTTGAAACCTACCCGCTGGTTTCCATGCAGGCGCTGTGTGCCGGGACACCGGTCGTGGCGCTGGACAGTGGCGGATTGGATGAGCAGATCCGTCATGGTGAAAATGGCTTTCTGGCCCGGAATGTCTTCGAGCTGGCGCGCGCGATGCGCGATGTGGATCAGATCTCACGCGAGCGCTGCCGTGAAATGGCCATGGAGCAATTCGACGTTCGCCATATGGTGAGACGGTATCTGGAGTTTTATGCGCGCGTGATGGACGGGGAGACGTGGTGA